A DNA window from Onychostoma macrolepis isolate SWU-2019 chromosome 13, ASM1243209v1, whole genome shotgun sequence contains the following coding sequences:
- the LOC131552607 gene encoding core histone macro-H2A.2 yields MSARGGKKKITKLSRSARAGVIFPVGRMMRYLRTGTHKYRIGMGAPVYMAAVIEYLAAEILELAGNAARDNKKGRITPRHIKLAVANDEELNQLLRGVTISNGGVLPRIHPELLSKKRGGRVKVETQVTVPEKRVNRKPIKKPSKKSKGKPGRKPKKSTENDKEADANTTVEDGPGEGFTILSAKSLFLGQKLSLTESEISKIGTIKVEGIINPTNAEIDLKEGIGNALEKAGGKDFLETVKELRKSQGPLEVASVAVSQANGMAARFIIHCHVPQWGSEKCEDQLEKTVKNCLSAAEEKKLKSVAFPSLPAGRNGFPKQTAAQLILKAISNHFVSATTSSLKNIYFVLFDSESIGIYLQEMAKMDAK; encoded by the exons ATGTCAGCCAGAGGAGGAAAGAAAAAGATCACCAAGCTGTCTCGTTCTGCCCGGGCAGGAGTCATTTTTCCTGTCGGGAGGATGATGCGTTACTTGCGCACAGGAACCCATAAGTATCGCATCGGCATGGGCGCCCCCGTCTACATGGCAGCTGTCATTGAGTACTTAGCAG CTGAGATCTTGGAGTTGGCTGGAAACGCAGCAAGAGATAACAAGAAGGGGAGAATCACTCCAAGACACATCAAGCTGGCTGTGGCCAATGACGAAGAACTCAACCAG TTGCTCAGAGGGGTGACCATATCAAATGGTGGCGTTCTGCCTCGCATCCATCCTGAGCTGCTCTCCAAGAAGAGAGGAGGCAGGGTGAAGGTGGAGACTCAGGTGACCGTTCCAGAGAAGAGGGTGAACCGGAAACCCATCAAGAAACCCAGCAAAAagagcaaaggaaaaccaggcCGCAAACCCAAA AAAAGCACAGAGAATGACAAAGAGGCAGATGCCAACACAACAGTGGAAGATGGACCAGGAGAGGGATTTACTATTCTCTCTGCGAAAAGCTTGTTCCTTGGACAAAAG CTGTCCCTTACGGAGAGTGAAATCAGCAAAATCGGCACGATCAAAGTGGAGGGAATCATCAATCCCACAAACGCAGAGATTGATCTGAAAGAGGGAATCG GTAACGCTCTGGAGAAAGCAGGAGGAAAAGATTTCCTAGAGACAGTCAAGGAGCTGAGAAAAAGCCAGGGTCCTTTGGAGGTCGCATCAG TGGCTGTGAGCCAAGCCAATGGGATGGCAGCACGTTTCATCATCCATTGTCACGTTCCTCAGTGGGGTTCAGAGAAGTGCGAAGATCAGCTCGAGAAAACAGTCAAGAACTGTCTGTCTGCTGCCGAGGAGAAGAAGCTCAAGTCGGTGGCCTTCCCTTCGCTACCTGCCGGACG AAATGGTTTCCCAAAGCAGACAGCAGCCCAGCTAATACTGAAGGCCATTTCAAACCATTTTGTCTCAGCAACCACCTCCTCCCTGAAGAACATTTACTTTGTTCTGTTTGACAGCGAGAGCATTGGGATATACCTGCAGGAGATGGCAAAGATGGACGCCAAGTGA